In Oncorhynchus gorbuscha isolate QuinsamMale2020 ecotype Even-year linkage group LG02, OgorEven_v1.0, whole genome shotgun sequence, a single genomic region encodes these proteins:
- the LOC123999186 gene encoding MAU2 chromatid cohesion factor homolog isoform X1: MVVVIGKMASNVEAPESWYLALLGFAEHFRTSSPPKIRLCVHCLQAVFQFKPPQRVEARTHLQLGSVLYHHTKNSELARSHLEKAWFISQQIPQFEDVKFEAASLLSELYCQQVPNLVDSAKPLLRKAIQISQQTPYWHCRLLFQLAQLHTLEKDLVSACDLLGVGAEYARVVGSEYTRALFLLSKGMLLLMERKLGEVHPLLTLCGTIVENWQGNPIQKESLRVFFLVLQVTHYLDAGQVKSVKPCLKQLQQCIQTISTLHDDEILPSNPADLFHWLPKEHMCVLVYLVTVMHSMQAGYLEKAQKYTDKALMQLEKLKMLDSSPILSTFQVILLEHIIMCRLVTGHKATALQEISQVCQLCQQSPRLFTNHAAQLHTLLGLYCISVNCMDNAEAQFTAALRVSDLTTHQELWAFIVTNLASVYIREGNRHQELYSLLERINPDHNFPVSSHCLRAAAFYIRGLLSFFQGRYNEAKRFLRETLKMSNAEDLNRLTACSLVLLGHIFYVLGNHRESNNMVVPAMQLASKIPDMSVQLWSSALLKDLNKALGNTIDAHEAAQMHQNFSQQLLQDHIAACSLPEHNLISWTDGPPPGQFQAQNGPTSSLASLL, encoded by the exons ATGGTTGTTGTTATTGGGAAAATGGCGTCCAACGTAGAGGCCCCGGAATCTTGGTACCTCGCCCTTCTCGGCTTTGCAGAACATTTCCGCACCTCAAGTCCCCCCAAAATCCGTCTGTGTGTACATTGTCTTCAAGCTGTTTTCCAGTTTAAACCTCCGCAAAGGGTTGAGGCAAGAACTCATCTTCAACTAGGCTCGGTCCTCTATCATCATACGAAGAACAGCGAGCTCGCGCGGAGCCACTTGGAGAAAGCG TGGTTCATTTCACAACAA ATCCCACAGTTTGAAGATGTTAAATTTGAGGCTGCAAGTCTTTTATCAGAACTCTACTGTCAGCAGGTACCG AATCTGGTGGATTCTGCAAAGCCTTTACTGCGAAAGGCAATTCAGATCTCACAGCAGACTCCCTATTGGCACTGCCGCCTGCTGTTTCAACTAGCG CAACTGCACACTCTAGAGAAGGACCTTGTGTCTGCATGTGACCTCCTGGGTGTCGGTGCTGAGTACGCCAGAGTGGTGGGCTCGGAATATACCAG AGCTTTGTTTCTCCTGAGTAAAGGAATG CTCCTACTGATGGAGAGGAAGCTGGGGGAGGTGCACCCTCTGCTCACTCTGTGTGGGACCATCGTGGAGAACTGGCAGGGAAACCCCATCCAGAAAGAGTCTCTCAGGGTCTTCTTTCTGGTGCTGCAGGTCACACACTACCTGGACGCTGGACAG GTGAAGAGTGTGAAGCCCTGTCTGAAGCAGCTGCAGCAGTGCATCCAGACTATCTCTACACTCCACGACGATGAGATCCTGCCCAGTAACCCGGCTGACCTCTTCCACTGGCTGCCCAAAGAGCACATGTGTGTTCTCGTCTACCTG GTGACTGTCATGCACTCCATGCAAGCAGGGTATTTGGAGAAGGCACAGAAATACACAGACAAAGCACTCATGCAGCTTGAGAAACTAAAAA TGCTAGACAGCAGTCCCATCCTCTCCACTTTCCAGGTCATTCTGTTGGAGCACATCATCATGTGCCGGCTAGTCACTGGTCACAAGGCCACCGCATTACAAGAG ATCTCCCAGGTCTGCCAACTGTGCCAACAGTCCCCCAGGTTATTCACCAATCACGCTGCCCAGCTTCACACTCTACTA GGCCTGTATTGCATATCTGTCAACTGTATGGACAATGCAGAGGCACAGTTCACCGCCGCTTTGCGGGTAAGTGAC CTAACCACACACCAGGAGCTGTGGGCGTTCATTGTAACAAACCTGGCCAGCGTCTACATCAGGGAAGGAAACAGACACCAGGAG CTCTACAGTCTCCTTGAGAGGATAAACCCTGATCACAACTTTCCTGTGAG CTCTCACTGTCTCCGCGCTGCAGCCTTCTACATCCGAGGACTCTTGTCTTTTTTTCAAGGACGTTACAACGAGGCCAA ACGGTTCCTTAGAGAAACTTTGAAGATGTCCAATGCGGAGGACCTGAATAGACTGACAGCCTGCTCACTGGTTCTGCTAGGCCATATATTCTATGTACTGGGAAACCACAGG GAGAGCAACAACATGGTGGTTCCAGCGATGCAGCTGGCCAGCAAGATCCCTGACATGTCTGTCCAGCTGTGGTCCTCGGCCCTTTTAAAAG ATCTGAACAAGGCCCTGGGAAACACCATAGATGCCCATGAAGCAGCTCAGATGCACCAGAACTTCTCGCAGCAGCTTCTCCAGGACCACATCGCTGCCTGCAGCCTCCCCGAACACAACCTCATCAGC TGGACGGACGGCCCACCACCTGGGCAGTTTCAAGCCCAGAACGGCCCAACATCCAGTCTGGCCAGCCTGCTATGA
- the LOC123999186 gene encoding MAU2 chromatid cohesion factor homolog isoform X2, producing MVVVIGKMASNVEAPESWYLALLGFAEHFRTSSPPKIRLCVHCLQAVFQFKPPQRVEARTHLQLGSVLYHHTKNSELARSHLEKAWFISQQIPQFEDVKFEAASLLSELYCQQNLVDSAKPLLRKAIQISQQTPYWHCRLLFQLAQLHTLEKDLVSACDLLGVGAEYARVVGSEYTRALFLLSKGMLLLMERKLGEVHPLLTLCGTIVENWQGNPIQKESLRVFFLVLQVTHYLDAGQVKSVKPCLKQLQQCIQTISTLHDDEILPSNPADLFHWLPKEHMCVLVYLVTVMHSMQAGYLEKAQKYTDKALMQLEKLKMLDSSPILSTFQVILLEHIIMCRLVTGHKATALQEISQVCQLCQQSPRLFTNHAAQLHTLLGLYCISVNCMDNAEAQFTAALRVSDLTTHQELWAFIVTNLASVYIREGNRHQELYSLLERINPDHNFPVSSHCLRAAAFYIRGLLSFFQGRYNEAKRFLRETLKMSNAEDLNRLTACSLVLLGHIFYVLGNHRESNNMVVPAMQLASKIPDMSVQLWSSALLKDLNKALGNTIDAHEAAQMHQNFSQQLLQDHIAACSLPEHNLISWTDGPPPGQFQAQNGPTSSLASLL from the exons ATGGTTGTTGTTATTGGGAAAATGGCGTCCAACGTAGAGGCCCCGGAATCTTGGTACCTCGCCCTTCTCGGCTTTGCAGAACATTTCCGCACCTCAAGTCCCCCCAAAATCCGTCTGTGTGTACATTGTCTTCAAGCTGTTTTCCAGTTTAAACCTCCGCAAAGGGTTGAGGCAAGAACTCATCTTCAACTAGGCTCGGTCCTCTATCATCATACGAAGAACAGCGAGCTCGCGCGGAGCCACTTGGAGAAAGCG TGGTTCATTTCACAACAA ATCCCACAGTTTGAAGATGTTAAATTTGAGGCTGCAAGTCTTTTATCAGAACTCTACTGTCAGCAG AATCTGGTGGATTCTGCAAAGCCTTTACTGCGAAAGGCAATTCAGATCTCACAGCAGACTCCCTATTGGCACTGCCGCCTGCTGTTTCAACTAGCG CAACTGCACACTCTAGAGAAGGACCTTGTGTCTGCATGTGACCTCCTGGGTGTCGGTGCTGAGTACGCCAGAGTGGTGGGCTCGGAATATACCAG AGCTTTGTTTCTCCTGAGTAAAGGAATG CTCCTACTGATGGAGAGGAAGCTGGGGGAGGTGCACCCTCTGCTCACTCTGTGTGGGACCATCGTGGAGAACTGGCAGGGAAACCCCATCCAGAAAGAGTCTCTCAGGGTCTTCTTTCTGGTGCTGCAGGTCACACACTACCTGGACGCTGGACAG GTGAAGAGTGTGAAGCCCTGTCTGAAGCAGCTGCAGCAGTGCATCCAGACTATCTCTACACTCCACGACGATGAGATCCTGCCCAGTAACCCGGCTGACCTCTTCCACTGGCTGCCCAAAGAGCACATGTGTGTTCTCGTCTACCTG GTGACTGTCATGCACTCCATGCAAGCAGGGTATTTGGAGAAGGCACAGAAATACACAGACAAAGCACTCATGCAGCTTGAGAAACTAAAAA TGCTAGACAGCAGTCCCATCCTCTCCACTTTCCAGGTCATTCTGTTGGAGCACATCATCATGTGCCGGCTAGTCACTGGTCACAAGGCCACCGCATTACAAGAG ATCTCCCAGGTCTGCCAACTGTGCCAACAGTCCCCCAGGTTATTCACCAATCACGCTGCCCAGCTTCACACTCTACTA GGCCTGTATTGCATATCTGTCAACTGTATGGACAATGCAGAGGCACAGTTCACCGCCGCTTTGCGGGTAAGTGAC CTAACCACACACCAGGAGCTGTGGGCGTTCATTGTAACAAACCTGGCCAGCGTCTACATCAGGGAAGGAAACAGACACCAGGAG CTCTACAGTCTCCTTGAGAGGATAAACCCTGATCACAACTTTCCTGTGAG CTCTCACTGTCTCCGCGCTGCAGCCTTCTACATCCGAGGACTCTTGTCTTTTTTTCAAGGACGTTACAACGAGGCCAA ACGGTTCCTTAGAGAAACTTTGAAGATGTCCAATGCGGAGGACCTGAATAGACTGACAGCCTGCTCACTGGTTCTGCTAGGCCATATATTCTATGTACTGGGAAACCACAGG GAGAGCAACAACATGGTGGTTCCAGCGATGCAGCTGGCCAGCAAGATCCCTGACATGTCTGTCCAGCTGTGGTCCTCGGCCCTTTTAAAAG ATCTGAACAAGGCCCTGGGAAACACCATAGATGCCCATGAAGCAGCTCAGATGCACCAGAACTTCTCGCAGCAGCTTCTCCAGGACCACATCGCTGCCTGCAGCCTCCCCGAACACAACCTCATCAGC TGGACGGACGGCCCACCACCTGGGCAGTTTCAAGCCCAGAACGGCCCAACATCCAGTCTGGCCAGCCTGCTATGA